In a genomic window of candidate division KSB1 bacterium:
- the purS gene encoding phosphoribosylformylglycinamidine synthase subunit PurS produces MTAKVHIMLKKGILDPQGKTIHHALENLGIDQIEEVRMGKLIQLQLGDVPEEEAENIARQACTKLLANPVIEDFRIELVND; encoded by the coding sequence ATGACTGCTAAAGTTCATATTATGTTAAAGAAAGGTATTCTTGACCCCCAGGGCAAGACGATTCATCACGCACTGGAAAATTTAGGCATTGATCAAATCGAAGAAGTCCGAATGGGGAAATTGATTCAGTTGCAGCTCGGAGACGTTCCTGAGGAGGAAGCAGAAAACATCGCCAGGCAGGCCTGTACAAAACTTTTGGCTAATCCCGTAATTGAGGATTTCAGAATCGAATTAGTTAATGATTGA